The Blattabacterium cuenoti genome includes a region encoding these proteins:
- the trpC gene encoding indole-3-glycerol phosphate synthase TrpC, with product MNILEKIVSVKQKEVFNNRILRPIKELENSFFFKRKNFSLVKSLKKSKTGIIAEFKSKSPSKGVINNIVSIEKVVKDYELSGVSGISILTDKNFFSGKNEDLKKSRSIVSIPILRKDFIIDEYQIIESKSIGADVILLIAGILSRSQIKNFSKIAKSIDLEVIIEIHNEFEIDKITDELDIVGINNRDLKTFIVDYDNCLKLSSKIPDNYIKIAESGINNRNIILELRKQGFEGFLIGEYFMKRKDPGKICRNFIKSLFEIIS from the coding sequence ATGAATATTCTTGAAAAAATAGTATCTGTTAAACAAAAAGAAGTCTTTAATAATAGAATCCTCCGCCCTATAAAAGAATTGGAAAATAGTTTTTTCTTCAAAAGAAAAAATTTTTCTTTAGTTAAAAGTCTAAAGAAAAGCAAAACTGGTATTATTGCAGAATTTAAATCCAAATCTCCATCTAAAGGAGTTATAAACAATATAGTTTCAATAGAAAAAGTAGTCAAAGATTATGAATTATCAGGAGTTAGTGGAATATCTATTCTTACAGACAAAAATTTTTTTTCTGGAAAAAATGAAGATTTAAAAAAATCACGTTCTATCGTTTCCATTCCTATACTCAGAAAAGATTTTATTATAGATGAATATCAGATTATAGAATCTAAATCTATAGGAGCGGATGTGATTTTATTAATTGCTGGGATTCTTTCTAGAAGTCAAATAAAAAACTTTTCTAAAATTGCAAAAAGTATTGATTTAGAAGTAATTATTGAAATTCATAATGAATTTGAAATTGATAAAATAACAGATGAATTAGATATTGTGGGAATTAATAATCGAGATTTAAAAACTTTTATTGTAGATTATGATAATTGTTTGAAATTATCTTCAAAAATTCCTGATAATTATATAAAAATAGCAGAAAGCGGGATAAATAATAGAAATATTATTCTTGAATTAAGAAAACAAGGGTTTGAAGGTTTTTTAATTGGAGAATATTTTATGAAAAGAAAAGATCCTGGAAAAATTTGTCGAAATTTTATAAAATCTTTATTTGAAATCATTTCATGA
- a CDS encoding putative porin — MKIFIFVCFLFIFSYSIEGIERKIWNQNEDSVNTEKEKNYVDVYLPTSQDYRFWTEENNFKKTLLNIESFSIEKYYSHNFFKHDDFGFFYNRGKEKNLLIPNRNFTQKNLYHSQKILLFKDPFFSREKVQYFDVKTPLSEIFYESNLFQERGLGGFFSQSPNEKMNYSMEYRALNFKDKLDFERNQNFLLTTFSFQDQYDYYYKLWGHYIFQNFFLKEREEVFKWNNIKNYKNVFLDQKKFVHNRFYISFIQKIFPNKLFFFKTYMEYEKYSKSHYFSEQKNKINHFYLKNSFFLMFKKNKFEIEVGSIFDKIYYQLFLINDYNNKMIPKNKYINNLSIETKINYPINNFLKFYSHTKWIMEYNNLKKTYFQMDMKFNTLLFSKFDFSSKIHISDNKGVSSDFIHLYILKKNEDCYNNQRSNMLVFDKEKTMDFSLFYKDNFHVSFYISKLDHSFLDEKKEMEKFLYRKDIQSYGLKIKTTQNIWKFQFNNLFLYQKYNSDPLIFSIPNFLSRSTISYQDNYFNKALSIKTGVSVHYFSNFYYQKIYYPFDVSLFPSEKECYPYKIGGNPFMNYFLNLKIYRTIFYLSIQNIGVHSIYSPLNKKELFIRTGFSWTLFT; from the coding sequence ATGAAAATATTCATTTTTGTTTGTTTTCTTTTTATATTTTCTTATTCTATAGAAGGGATAGAAAGAAAAATTTGGAATCAAAACGAAGATTCTGTTAATACGGAAAAAGAAAAAAATTATGTAGATGTTTATCTTCCTACTTCTCAGGATTACAGATTTTGGACAGAGGAAAATAATTTTAAAAAAACTTTATTAAACATAGAATCTTTTTCTATTGAAAAATATTATTCTCATAATTTTTTTAAACATGATGATTTCGGTTTTTTTTATAATCGAGGAAAAGAAAAAAATTTATTAATTCCCAACAGAAATTTTACACAAAAAAACCTCTATCATTCTCAAAAAATTCTTCTTTTTAAGGATCCTTTTTTTTCTCGTGAAAAGGTTCAATATTTTGATGTTAAAACTCCTCTTTCAGAAATTTTTTATGAAAGTAATTTATTTCAAGAAAGAGGATTGGGCGGTTTTTTTTCTCAGAGTCCAAATGAAAAAATGAATTATTCTATGGAATATAGGGCACTTAATTTTAAGGATAAACTTGATTTTGAAAGAAATCAAAATTTCTTACTAACTACTTTTAGTTTTCAGGATCAATATGATTATTATTATAAATTATGGGGACATTATATTTTCCAAAATTTTTTTCTCAAAGAAAGAGAAGAAGTCTTCAAATGGAATAATATTAAAAATTATAAAAATGTTTTTTTAGATCAAAAAAAATTTGTTCATAACAGATTTTACATAAGTTTTATTCAAAAGATTTTTCCTAATAAATTGTTTTTTTTTAAGACATATATGGAATATGAAAAATATTCTAAAAGTCATTATTTTTCTGAACAAAAAAATAAAATTAATCATTTTTATTTGAAAAACAGTTTTTTCTTAATGTTTAAGAAAAATAAATTTGAAATAGAAGTAGGATCAATTTTTGATAAAATATATTATCAATTGTTTTTAATTAATGATTATAACAATAAAATGATTCCTAAAAATAAGTATATAAACAATCTTTCTATAGAAACTAAAATAAATTATCCTATTAATAATTTTTTAAAATTTTATTCTCACACTAAATGGATAATGGAATATAATAATTTGAAAAAAACATATTTTCAAATGGACATGAAATTTAATACACTTTTGTTTTCAAAATTTGATTTTTCTAGCAAAATACATATATCTGATAATAAAGGAGTTTCTTCTGATTTTATTCATCTTTATATTCTAAAAAAAAATGAAGATTGTTATAACAATCAACGAAGTAATATGTTGGTTTTTGATAAAGAAAAAACAATGGATTTTTCTTTATTTTATAAAGATAATTTTCATGTTTCTTTTTATATTTCTAAATTGGATCATTCTTTTTTAGACGAAAAAAAAGAAATGGAAAAATTTTTATATCGTAAGGATATTCAATCATACGGATTAAAAATAAAAACAACACAAAATATATGGAAATTTCAATTTAATAATCTTTTTTTGTATCAAAAATATAACTCTGATCCATTAATTTTTTCTATACCCAATTTTTTATCAAGAAGCACAATTTCTTATCAAGATAATTATTTTAATAAGGCATTATCAATAAAAACGGGGGTTTCTGTTCATTATTTCAGCAATTTTTATTATCAAAAAATTTATTATCCTTTTGATGTTTCTCTTTTCCCTTCGGAAAAAGAATGTTATCCATATAAAATTGGAGGAAATCCTTTTATGAATTATTTTTTAAACTTGAAAATATATAGAACTATATTTTATCTTAGTATTCAAAATATAGGAGTTCATTCCATTTATAGTCCTCTTAACAAAAAAGAATTATTTATCAGAACTGGATTTTCATGGACTCTTTTTACTTGA
- a CDS encoding anthranilate synthase component II translates to MNKILILDNYDSFTYNLVHAVKKLTKNPVQVYRNNEIKLSDIEKYNKIILSPGPGIPDEAHILKPLVKTFASTKSILGVCLGQQAIGEVFGAKLLNTKEVYHGIASSIKIVDPKEILFQKLPREIKVGRYHSWIISPHNFPEELKITAIGDKGEIMALRHKFYDIRGVQFHPESILTPYGEKIISNWLKMK, encoded by the coding sequence ATGAATAAAATACTGATTTTAGATAATTATGATTCTTTTACTTATAATCTTGTTCATGCTGTAAAAAAATTAACAAAAAATCCTGTCCAAGTATATAGAAATAATGAGATTAAACTTTCTGATATAGAAAAATATAACAAAATTATTCTTTCTCCAGGACCAGGAATTCCTGATGAAGCACATATTTTAAAACCTTTAGTAAAAACTTTTGCTTCTACCAAAAGTATTTTGGGAGTTTGTTTAGGACAACAAGCTATAGGAGAGGTTTTTGGCGCTAAGCTTCTTAATACAAAAGAAGTTTATCATGGAATAGCTAGTTCTATAAAAATTGTAGATCCAAAAGAAATTCTTTTTCAAAAATTACCTAGAGAGATTAAAGTTGGTCGTTATCATTCTTGGATTATATCTCCACATAATTTTCCTGAAGAACTTAAGATTACAGCTATTGGAGATAAAGGAGAAATTATGGCTTTGCGTCATAAATTTTATGATATACGTGGAGTCCAATTTCATCCAGAATCTATTTTAACTCCATATGGAGAAAAAATAATAAGTAATTGGTTAAAAATGAAGTAA
- a CDS encoding anthranilate synthase component I family protein, which translates to MFKFNFRTIQKKILADSTTPIELYLKLRDSFPNTLLLESSDYQITKNNSSILCINPVSEFILDKNVLRISYPNDVHKHIFINDRLDIQILIEEFFKRFESENTSFSYSGLYGYISYDSIQYFENIRFHAPIKEIYHLPQIRFSFYRNLIVFRHFHNEIYLIEHQFINNDKKTYINQLVELIKKKNFPDFPFKSVGNRSSNVTDIEYKKMVSQGIKACLRGDVFQIVLSRQFQQKFTGDEFNVYRALRFINPSPYLFYFDYGSYKLFGSSPESQLIINNQIAYINPIAGTIRRSGNKEKDKKLSENLSNNPKENAEHVMLVDLARNDLSKNSSNVKVEGFKEIQVFSHVLHMVSKVSGKLEENISIIKVFGDTFPAGTLSGAPKYKAMELIDKMENQHRGIYGGAIGFFGLNNSCMNTAIVIRSFVSKNNTLFFQAGAGIVSDSKEEKELEEVNNKLMALFKAIELAKNI; encoded by the coding sequence ATGTTTAAATTTAATTTTAGAACTATTCAGAAAAAAATTTTAGCTGATAGTACTACACCAATAGAATTATATTTAAAACTAAGAGATAGTTTTCCAAATACATTATTATTAGAATCTTCTGATTATCAAATTACCAAAAACAATTCTTCTATTCTTTGTATTAATCCAGTTTCAGAATTTATTCTAGATAAAAATGTATTGCGAATATCATATCCAAATGATGTTCATAAACACATTTTTATAAATGATCGATTGGACATACAAATTTTAATTGAGGAATTTTTTAAAAGATTTGAAAGTGAAAATACTTCTTTTTCTTATTCCGGTTTATATGGATACATATCTTATGATAGTATTCAATATTTTGAAAATATTCGGTTTCATGCTCCAATTAAAGAAATATATCATCTTCCTCAGATACGATTTAGTTTTTATAGAAACCTAATTGTATTCCGACATTTTCACAATGAAATCTACTTAATTGAACATCAATTCATTAATAATGATAAAAAAACTTATATAAATCAATTAGTAGAATTAATAAAAAAGAAAAATTTTCCTGATTTTCCATTTAAATCTGTAGGAAATCGTTCTTCAAATGTTACTGATATAGAATACAAAAAAATGGTATCCCAAGGAATAAAAGCTTGTTTACGGGGAGATGTTTTTCAAATAGTATTATCTCGTCAGTTTCAACAGAAATTTACAGGAGATGAGTTTAATGTATATCGTGCTTTGCGATTTATAAATCCTTCTCCATATCTTTTTTATTTTGATTATGGAAGTTATAAATTGTTTGGTTCTTCTCCAGAATCACAATTAATCATTAATAATCAAATAGCTTATATTAATCCAATAGCAGGAACTATACGAAGATCAGGAAACAAAGAAAAGGATAAAAAATTGTCTGAAAATCTATCTAATAATCCAAAAGAAAATGCAGAACATGTCATGTTAGTAGATTTAGCAAGAAATGATTTGAGTAAAAATTCTTCCAATGTAAAAGTAGAAGGGTTTAAAGAAATTCAAGTTTTTTCTCATGTCCTACATATGGTATCTAAAGTATCTGGAAAACTGGAAGAAAATATATCTATTATAAAAGTATTTGGAGACACTTTTCCTGCAGGAACTTTATCAGGGGCTCCTAAGTATAAAGCAATGGAATTGATAGATAAAATGGAAAATCAACATAGAGGAATATATGGAGGAGCTATTGGTTTTTTTGGATTGAATAATTCTTGTATGAATACAGCTATAGTAATTCGTTCTTTTGTCAGCAAAAATAATACTCTTTTTTTTCAAGCTGGAGCAGGAATCGTTTCTGATTCTAAAGAAGAAAAAGAGTTAGAAGAAGTAAATAATAAGCTAATGGCCTTATTTAAAGCTATAGAATTAGCTAAAAATATATGA
- the gcvH gene encoding glycine cleavage system protein GcvH: MNPNNLRYSKNHEWIGLDSQKNRKAYIGITHFAQNELGDIVYLDVENSIIGEKIKEGDLFGTIEAVKTVSDLFMPVSGCILSINKKLLLQPELINKSYYDEGWIIQIEISDIEEYNRLMSLEEYKKYIQEPN; this comes from the coding sequence ATGAACCCTAATAATTTGAGGTACAGTAAAAATCATGAATGGATAGGATTAGATTCCCAAAAAAATAGAAAAGCTTATATAGGAATTACTCATTTTGCTCAAAATGAGTTGGGAGATATTGTTTATCTAGATGTAGAAAATTCTATAATAGGAGAAAAAATAAAAGAAGGAGATCTATTTGGAACAATAGAAGCGGTAAAAACTGTTTCAGATTTGTTTATGCCTGTTTCAGGTTGCATCCTTTCAATTAATAAAAAATTGTTATTACAACCAGAACTTATCAATAAAAGTTATTATGACGAAGGATGGATTATACAAATAGAAATCTCAGATATAGAAGAATATAATAGATTGATGTCTTTGGAAGAATACAAAAAATATATACAAGAACCTAATTAA
- a CDS encoding heavy metal translocating P-type ATPase, producing the protein MNKNDFFDFLNNKKIAEKIIDFNHNNITTVRFLIPSIHCSSCVFVLESLSKFHKNILESTVDFSSKQIWITFNNVELKLSHLARILDKMGYRPSINFESIEKRGKNTFDRKLIGKLAVSFFCFGNIMLLSIPEYVGAYQDTWFLENRNFFRYLMLFLSLPVVIFSFSDHIKYAFLGLKKHVLNIDVPISIGILVLFLWSCYEIFFDLGSGYFDSISSFSLFLLVSRIFQIYTHNKILSFEKNYKSFYPVLITKIHENKKEEKILLSSLKKGDTILIRNEEIIPSDSILMKGNAVLDNSFITGESYLINRKIGDRIYAGSKQRGEAIFLKVIKNVDHSYLSLLWNKNKFNNHKKLFYLNSISTKFSQYFTPIILMISIITGIYWFLNNDISKTFQTTFSVLIITCPCALVLSTPLIFGNIIRFFSKKSFYIRDIFTMERISTIKTLIFDKTGTITDPNKEKIFFIGNIKYEEKKIIASLLKNSRHPLSQRILSELSIRDFYSIKKFKEVMGQGLEGIIKNIPIKIGSRKYLGISTKINDKNKTTVFISINEKFVGYFLFRNYYRKGIKNIFQKLKEYKIIILSGDQNELEKKYLKSILPKSGEVFFNQSPENKLNYVKRLQKKGEKIMMFGDGINDCAALSQSEVGVSVSENPTNFFPSCDAFLQSNCLNKIFLFLKISRISRKLVIVNFMISLLYNVVGIFFAVTGNLKPIIAAILMPLSSFSVIFFSIISTWLISRKFIF; encoded by the coding sequence ATGAATAAAAATGATTTTTTTGATTTTCTTAATAATAAAAAAATTGCAGAAAAAATAATTGATTTTAATCATAATAATATTACGACTGTTCGTTTTTTAATTCCTTCCATTCATTGTAGTTCTTGTGTTTTTGTTTTGGAAAGTTTATCTAAGTTTCATAAAAATATTCTAGAATCTACTGTTGATTTTTCCAGTAAACAAATTTGGATAACATTCAATAATGTTGAATTGAAATTAAGTCATTTAGCTAGAATTCTTGATAAGATGGGGTATAGACCTTCTATTAATTTTGAATCAATAGAAAAAAGGGGAAAGAACACATTTGATAGGAAATTAATAGGAAAATTAGCTGTTTCCTTTTTTTGTTTTGGAAATATAATGCTTTTGTCTATTCCAGAATATGTTGGTGCTTATCAAGATACATGGTTCTTGGAAAATAGGAACTTTTTTCGTTATTTAATGTTATTTTTATCTTTACCTGTTGTAATATTTTCTTTTTCAGATCATATAAAATATGCATTTTTGGGATTAAAGAAACATGTTCTGAATATAGATGTTCCTATTTCCATTGGAATATTGGTTCTTTTTTTATGGAGTTGTTATGAAATTTTTTTTGATTTAGGTTCTGGATATTTTGATAGTATTTCTAGTTTTTCTTTATTTCTACTTGTGAGTAGAATATTTCAAATTTATACTCATAATAAGATTCTTTCTTTTGAAAAAAATTATAAATCTTTTTATCCAGTTTTAATAACAAAAATACACGAAAATAAAAAAGAAGAAAAAATTTTACTTTCTTCTTTAAAAAAAGGAGACACTATTCTAATTAGAAATGAAGAGATTATTCCTTCCGATTCTATCCTAATGAAAGGAAACGCAGTATTGGATAATAGTTTTATTACAGGTGAATCTTATTTAATAAATAGGAAAATAGGAGATAGGATCTATGCTGGTTCTAAACAAAGAGGAGAAGCTATTTTTCTAAAAGTGATTAAAAATGTGGATCACAGTTATTTGAGTTTATTGTGGAACAAAAATAAATTTAACAATCATAAAAAATTATTTTACTTAAACTCAATATCCACTAAATTTAGTCAGTATTTTACTCCTATCATTTTAATGATTTCTATAATAACTGGAATATATTGGTTTTTAAATAATGATATATCAAAAACATTTCAGACTACTTTTTCAGTTTTAATCATCACTTGCCCTTGTGCTTTGGTTCTTTCTACTCCATTGATATTTGGAAATATAATACGTTTTTTTTCTAAAAAAAGTTTTTATATCAGAGATATTTTCACAATGGAAAGGATTTCTACAATCAAGACTTTAATTTTTGATAAAACAGGAACTATAACTGATCCAAATAAAGAAAAGATATTTTTTATAGGAAATATAAAATATGAGGAAAAAAAGATCATAGCTTCTTTATTAAAAAATTCTAGGCATCCTTTAAGTCAAAGAATATTATCAGAGTTATCTATAAGAGATTTTTATTCCATAAAGAAATTTAAAGAAGTAATGGGACAAGGATTAGAAGGGATCATAAAAAATATACCGATTAAAATAGGGTCTAGAAAATATTTAGGAATTTCAACAAAAATAAATGATAAAAATAAAACAACAGTCTTTATTTCTATAAATGAAAAATTTGTAGGTTACTTTTTATTTAGAAATTATTATAGAAAAGGAATAAAGAATATTTTTCAAAAATTGAAAGAGTATAAAATAATTATCCTTTCTGGAGATCAGAACGAATTAGAAAAAAAATACTTGAAATCTATCTTGCCAAAATCTGGTGAAGTATTTTTTAATCAGAGTCCAGAAAATAAACTAAATTATGTTAAGAGATTACAAAAAAAAGGAGAGAAAATAATGATGTTTGGAGATGGAATTAATGATTGTGCAGCTCTAAGTCAAAGTGAAGTAGGGGTTTCTGTTTCTGAAAATCCAACTAACTTTTTTCCAAGTTGTGATGCTTTTTTGCAATCTAATTGTTTGAATAAAATTTTCTTATTTTTGAAAATATCCAGAATTTCTAGGAAATTAGTGATTGTCAATTTTATGATTAGCTTACTTTATAATGTTGTAGGTATTTTTTTTGCTGTTACCGGTAATTTAAAGCCTATTATAGCCGCTATTCTGATGCCTTTAAGTTCTTTTTCTGTTATTTTTTTTTCTATTATATCTACTTGGCTAATTTCAAGAAAATTTATTTTTTAA
- the ccoS gene encoding cbb3-type cytochrome oxidase assembly protein CcoS, with protein sequence MDILIIMILSSISLGAFFLIFFLIGLYSGQFDDYESPRIRILIDDIEKN encoded by the coding sequence ATGGACATATTAATTATTATGATATTATCTAGTATTTCTTTAGGAGCGTTTTTTCTCATATTTTTTTTAATTGGTCTTTATTCTGGACAATTTGATGATTATGAATCTCCTAGAATTAGAATCTTAATTGATGATATTGAAAAAAATTAA
- the trpD gene encoding anthranilate phosphoribosyltransferase, which produces MKEILENLFLEKTLTKQESKNLILELSKGKINKTQAVAITTIYNMRTPTLEEIVGFRQALMELCIKVNLTEFNAVDIVGTGGDKKNTFNISTLACFIVAGAGEKVIKHGSFSSSSITGSSSILKELGYHFTNKEDNLKNQLDKVGFCYLHAPIFHPALNIISETRKELGIRTIFNTLGPIINPGEPKSQLLGVSNLELARIYYYMYQNTKNNYAIIHSLDGYDEITLTSGMKCYTPKGEKFYSIEELGIGKKNKIKVNPDELKGGKNTEENIRIFISILSGEGTLAQNEVVLINATFALGLINQDSLENNYDKAKRSLKSGKAKNILKKLLSL; this is translated from the coding sequence ATGAAAGAAATATTAGAAAATCTTTTTTTAGAAAAAACTTTAACAAAACAAGAGTCTAAGAATCTTATTCTGGAGTTATCAAAAGGAAAAATTAATAAAACCCAAGCTGTGGCTATAACTACTATATATAACATGAGAACGCCTACATTAGAAGAAATAGTAGGATTTAGACAAGCATTAATGGAATTATGCATAAAAGTAAATCTCACTGAATTTAATGCTGTTGATATAGTAGGAACAGGTGGAGACAAAAAAAACACTTTTAATATCTCTACTTTAGCATGTTTTATAGTAGCAGGAGCAGGAGAAAAAGTGATTAAACATGGAAGTTTTAGTTCTTCCTCTATAACTGGTTCTTCAAGTATTTTAAAAGAGTTAGGATATCATTTCACGAATAAAGAAGACAATTTAAAAAATCAGTTGGATAAAGTTGGTTTTTGTTATTTGCATGCACCTATATTCCATCCAGCTTTAAATATTATATCTGAAACAAGAAAAGAATTAGGAATTAGGACTATTTTCAATACACTTGGTCCAATTATCAATCCAGGAGAACCAAAAAGTCAATTATTAGGAGTTTCTAATTTAGAATTAGCCAGAATATATTATTATATGTATCAAAATACAAAAAATAATTATGCTATTATTCATAGTTTAGACGGTTATGATGAAATAACACTTACTAGTGGGATGAAATGTTATACCCCAAAAGGGGAAAAATTCTATTCTATAGAAGAATTGGGAATAGGGAAAAAAAATAAGATTAAAGTGAATCCTGATGAATTAAAAGGAGGAAAAAATACAGAGGAAAATATTCGTATATTCATTAGTATTTTATCAGGAGAAGGAACTTTAGCTCAAAATGAAGTTGTTTTGATAAATGCTACATTTGCATTGGGTCTGATCAATCAAGACAGTCTTGAGAATAATTATGATAAGGCAAAAAGATCTTTAAAAAGTGGAAAAGCAAAGAATATTCTCAAAAAATTATTGAGCTTATGA
- a CDS encoding glycoside hydrolase family 73 protein, whose protein sequence is MKKFFYFILLFLMPLFSSFSKDSSFSKERKEIERVIEYIKKYAVFAVEEMEKFGIPASIKLGQGILESSSGNSHLSKATNNHFGIKCGKNWMGDIYYHNDDLPKECFRKYNSVRESFQDHSKFLQHPRYSKLFLLKKNDYQSWATELKQAGYATSLNYADLLINQIEKYLLWKFDEENSCGIEKRINLYLTSIMQNNQKNDSFFKKKIHFLYKIFLFIKKKLNCTKTSLNN, encoded by the coding sequence ATGAAAAAATTTTTTTATTTTATATTGCTTTTTTTGATGCCTTTATTTTCGTCTTTCTCAAAAGATTCGTCTTTCTCAAAAGAAAGAAAAGAAATAGAAAGAGTCATTGAATACATTAAAAAATATGCTGTTTTTGCTGTTGAAGAAATGGAAAAATTTGGAATACCAGCTAGTATTAAATTAGGACAAGGAATTTTGGAATCTTCTAGTGGAAATAGCCATTTATCCAAAGCTACGAATAATCATTTTGGAATTAAATGTGGTAAAAATTGGATGGGAGATATTTATTACCATAATGATGATCTTCCAAAAGAATGTTTTCGTAAATATAATTCTGTACGAGAATCTTTTCAAGATCACTCTAAATTTTTGCAACATCCACGTTATTCTAAATTATTTCTTTTAAAAAAAAATGATTATCAATCTTGGGCAACAGAACTGAAACAGGCTGGTTATGCAACATCGTTAAATTATGCCGATTTGTTAATTAATCAGATAGAAAAGTATCTTCTATGGAAGTTTGATGAAGAAAATTCTTGTGGAATAGAAAAAAGAATAAACTTATACTTGACATCTATTATGCAAAATAATCAAAAAAACGATTCTTTTTTCAAGAAAAAAATACATTTTCTTTATAAAATTTTTCTTTTTATTAAGAAAAAATTAAACTGTACAAAAACAAGTTTAAATAATTAA